DNA from Branchiostoma lanceolatum isolate klBraLanc5 chromosome 9, klBraLanc5.hap2, whole genome shotgun sequence:
cgttttATCCAATGTAGTGTTAGAGCGCAAAGTTGAATAATGAGAGATAAAACGATGaatagaagaaagaaaaaattggGCCTACCTCTGTATGCTTGTGTTGCTGCGCATTGATAAACATCATGAGAACGAGAACCACTGTAGCCTGCGTCACAATTACTGCAAGGGTTCCGGCCATGCAACGGACGTGATTGCGGATGACGTCACAGGCAACATGGCGGCTGGTAGCGCTACCCTGATATGCGTTGTctgcaaaaacattttgttaGAAGGTTACTTTTATTTATTATTTGAGAGATGACAAAGGTGAACTAATTAGTTGCAGGACATACGGAAAACTGCACaaagaggggagagagagagaaagagagggacgGAAGACGACGGAAAGACAGATTGATATAGACAATCCAAAAAAAGAATACTTTTTTGGTGAAGTATAAACAACCGAATCTATGATTAGATATCAAGTAAAATCATTTAAGCAACCCCTAACATCTAGTTTTAAGTTACAAAAGCGCGTGATAAAAAAAGCTGATCAAATGTTGTTTACTTCAAGCTACCATAATGCTTATTCATTGTTATTCAGTCTCACAACAACACACGGTCTCCTGAATGAAATGCAAAACACGGCTAGATTCATTGGGCCATCTTATCCAATGTAATTGAAGCCGGTAGTTTCAAGATTGACTGAGCTATgggagggagtgagtgagtaagtgagtttcaagatgatttgaattttgaatgGAAAATGTCAACACAAAAATGTACCACATCCATAGTGCGTTGTTTTTCCATAAAAACGATGAATATGTAATGATGTTACGTCACGGCCATAATAGAAATAGAAACAGCCTCAGAAATACATAATTTTTGAAGAAGAGGCCAGCTATATGTAAATAAAGACAAGTCGTCTTTAGACGACAAATTAATGCCAAGCTGTTTGATTTCTTTAAAGTTGCTTTAATCTCAGCGGTTTTACAATTGTAATCTATTTGTGCACTCTTCCATGTAATATATTGCACAATTCGGCCTATAGGCTGTGATCTTTTACGAACGaaacaaccaatcaatcaatcaatcaataaataaattatAGATTTTAGCGACGCCTCGTACCTTCAGGATCTATCACCCCAGCTGCAGGGCCAATATTCGCCTCTAGCGTTGCTTGCTGTAGCCGAGACCCCGGTGaaggcggcgagatgttctctgGGTTTAAGGTGTAGTACACTCTCTCTTCGTACGTGTCTGAAGACGTTCCTTCTTCTTCACGCTTCTTAGGAGTGTCGTTTCCATGGTAGACACGCCCGCTCTGATGGACAGGAGGAGGTAGGGACGGAGGCACGCTGGTTTGTTCGTTGAGGACCTCGCGTTGGGGTGGGACAGGCTGtgcttgctcgtacattttCACTGTACTAGTAGCAACTAACAGGTTCAACGTACGTCTAAACACTcgccttaacctttagcacactgaagtagccgcttGACACCCAAGTTTCTATTGGCTACAGaaaaggcagcagggagaaggttaaggataCATGAATATGGTAAATAATAGCACGATTGGTCTGAAGGAGCAAGGGCATTTTTGCCCATATATGGAGTGGAAATCGTGGCGCATGATCATGACGTCTTGCGAATAGCATATTGTTTTTCTGCCCGGGCAGACCAATTTTGGACAAAACAAATCCAACTAAGCTGGTAGTAGCTACAAACATCaaactagagtttcacgaccCCATATCTTTGTCGACATGTTTTTCTCCA
Protein-coding regions in this window:
- the LOC136442000 gene encoding uncharacterized protein, yielding MYEQAQPVPPQREVLNEQTSVPPSLPPPVHQSGRVYHGNDTPKKREEEGTSSDTYEERVYYTLNPENISPPSPGSRLQQATLEANIGPAAGVIDPEDNAYQGSATSRHVACDVIRNHVRCMAGTLAVIVTQATVVLVLMMFINAQQHKHTEEISQLSRTVDDLKRSLDIEGNRTAIFEQRLAEEKTLGK